In Pseudomonas fluorescens, one genomic interval encodes:
- a CDS encoding sel1 repeat family protein: MKFRSVSDSVTSEHPRVTPPKRFSVRVAEWLLDSPRLGDSRNAKHLAGRLLKQPAREGVVAAQSRLGQLMCRECGNARDRRIGQDLLRQAARAGDRRAQRELGLLED, translated from the coding sequence ATGAAGTTTCGCTCAGTATCAGACTCTGTTACCTCCGAACACCCTCGTGTTACCCCTCCCAAGCGATTTTCCGTGCGTGTGGCCGAATGGCTGCTCGACAGCCCGCGCCTGGGCGATAGCCGTAATGCCAAGCATCTGGCGGGGCGTCTGCTCAAGCAACCGGCGCGCGAAGGCGTGGTCGCCGCGCAAAGTCGTCTCGGCCAATTGATGTGCCGCGAGTGCGGCAATGCCCGTGATCGGCGCATCGGGCAGGATCTGCTGCGCCAGGCCGCCCGCGCCGGCGACCGGCGTGCACAACGGGAACTCGGTCTGCTCGAAGACTGA
- the rmuC gene encoding DNA recombination protein RmuC: MLEERLAMAQLAQDGLNAQLEASRDEIVDLGQANAAKQAELAALRREVELLQIERDDARDASHAWNIERANKEAELRRLDAQAASLNAELREQQESHQQRLNDLQGSRDELRAQFAELAGKIFDEREQRFAETSQQRLGQLLDPLKERIQSFEKRVEESYQAEARERFSLAKELERLQALNLRLSDEATNLTRALKGQKTQGNWGELILERVLEHAGLEKGREYQTQVNLKGPDGERFQPDVIIYLPGDKQVVVDSKVSLTAYQQYVAAEDDTLGQVAIKQHVLSLRSHVKGLAGKDYKRLEGLHSLDFVLLFVPIEAAFSAALQAEPALFQEAFDRNIVIVSPTTLLATLRVIDSLWKQERQSQNAREIAERAGWLYDKFVLFIQDLDEVGNRLQQLDKAYSSARNKLTEGRGNLVSRSEQLKLLGARASKSLPADLLERAMTDVDGLVEIPE, from the coding sequence TTGCTCGAAGAGCGTCTGGCCATGGCGCAACTGGCGCAGGACGGGCTCAACGCCCAACTTGAGGCCAGCCGCGATGAAATCGTCGACCTCGGCCAGGCCAATGCCGCCAAGCAGGCGGAGCTGGCGGCCCTGCGCCGCGAAGTCGAGCTGCTGCAGATCGAGCGCGATGATGCCCGTGACGCTTCCCACGCCTGGAACATCGAGCGTGCCAACAAAGAGGCCGAATTGCGGCGTCTCGACGCACAGGCCGCGTCGCTCAACGCCGAACTGCGCGAGCAACAGGAAAGCCATCAACAACGCCTCAACGACCTGCAAGGCTCGCGCGATGAGCTGCGCGCGCAGTTCGCCGAGCTGGCGGGGAAGATCTTCGATGAGCGTGAACAGCGCTTTGCCGAAACCAGTCAACAGCGCCTCGGGCAGTTGCTCGATCCGCTGAAAGAACGCATCCAATCCTTCGAAAAACGCGTGGAAGAAAGCTATCAGGCCGAAGCCCGCGAACGCTTCTCGCTGGCCAAGGAGCTGGAGCGTCTGCAAGCGCTGAATCTGCGCCTGAGCGACGAAGCGACCAACCTGACCCGCGCCCTCAAAGGCCAGAAGACCCAAGGCAACTGGGGTGAGCTGATTCTTGAGCGGGTGCTGGAGCACGCGGGTCTGGAGAAGGGCCGCGAGTACCAGACTCAGGTCAACCTCAAGGGGCCGGACGGCGAGCGCTTCCAGCCGGATGTGATCATTTACCTGCCGGGCGACAAGCAGGTGGTGGTCGACTCCAAGGTCAGCCTCACTGCCTATCAGCAGTACGTTGCCGCCGAAGATGACACCCTCGGCCAGGTCGCGATCAAGCAGCACGTGCTGTCCCTGCGCAGCCACGTCAAAGGCCTCGCCGGCAAGGATTACAAGCGTCTGGAAGGCCTGCACAGCCTCGATTTCGTCTTGCTGTTCGTGCCGATCGAAGCGGCATTTTCCGCCGCCCTGCAAGCCGAGCCGGCGTTGTTCCAGGAAGCGTTCGACCGCAACATCGTGATCGTCAGCCCGACCACGTTGCTGGCGACGTTACGGGTGATCGACAGCCTGTGGAAGCAGGAGCGGCAAAGCCAGAACGCGCGGGAAATCGCCGAGCGTGCCGGCTGGCTGTACGACAAATTCGTGCTGTTCATTCAGGATCTGGACGAAGTCGGCAATCGCCTGCAACAGCTGGACAAGGCCTACAGCTCGGCGCGCAACAAACTCACGGAAGGGCGCGGCAACCTGGTCAGCCGCAGTGAGCAGCTCAAACTGCTCGGTGCGCGGGCCAGCAAGAGTTTGCCGGCGGATCTGCTGGAGCGGGCGATGACCGATGTCGATGGGCTGGTCGAAATCCCGGAATAA
- a CDS encoding hybrid sensor histidine kinase/response regulator, with amino-acid sequence MSLSTGLIAAVALAYMAIMFAIAFYGDRRSTPLPPRMRAWVYSLSLAVYCTSWTFFGAVGQAAEQLWSFLPIYLGPILLLLGAPWVLQKMVMISKQENITSIADFIAARYGKSQSLAVVVALICLVGVLPYIALQLKGIVLGVNLLIGAGADAMGTRAQDTALIVSLVLALFTIVFGTRNLDATEHHRGMVLAIAFESLVKLFAFLAVGAFVTYGLYDGFDDLFNQAMLAPRLEEYWKETINWPSMVVQTGVAMMAIICLPRQFHVTVVENIDPQDLRLAKWVFPAYLALAALFVVPIALAGQMMLPSHVLPDSFVISLPLAQAHPALALLAFIGGASAATGMVIVASVALSTMVSNDMLLPWLLRRNNAERPFEVFRQWMLSVRRVSIVLILLLAYVSYRLLGSTASLATIGQIAFAAVTQLAPAMLGALYWKQANRRGVFAGLAAGTFLWFYTLILPIAAHSLGWSLSTFPGLAWLHSNPLNLPITPLTQGVVLSLAGNFTLFAWVSVLSRTRVSEHWQAGRFIGQEISARPSARSMLAVQIDDLLQLAARFVGEERARQSFIRFAYRQGKGFNPNQNADGEWIAHTERLLAGVLGASSTRAVVKAAIEGREMQLEDVVRIADEASEVLQFNRALLQGAIENITQGISVVDQSLKLVAWNRRYLELFNYPDGLISVGRPIADIIRYNAERGLCGPGEAEVHVARRLHWMRQGRAHTSERLFPNGRVIELIGNPMPGGGFVMSFTDITAFREAEQALTEANEGLEQRVSERTQELSQLNVALTEAKGHAEAANQSKTRFLAAVSHDLMQPLNAARLFSAALSHQDDGLSSEAQKLVQHLDSSLRSAEDLISDLLDISRLENGKINPDRKPFALNELFDTLGAEFKALAQEQGLTFRVRGSQLRIDSDIKLLRRILQNFLTNAFRYAKGPVLLGVRRRGSELCLEVWDRGPGIPEDKQQVIFEEFKRLDSHQTRAEKGLGLGLAIADGLCRVLGHTLRVRSWPGRGSVFSVSVPLARTQALPQNAAVELNGKLLSGAQVLCIDNEDSILIGMNSLLSRWGCQVWTARNREECAALLNEGVRPQLALVDYHLDHGDTGTELMAWLRTTLGEPVPGVVISADGRPETVAQVHAAGLDYLAKPVKPAALRALLSRYVPL; translated from the coding sequence ATGTCGCTGTCCACCGGGCTGATCGCCGCCGTCGCCCTGGCCTATATGGCCATCATGTTCGCCATCGCCTTCTACGGCGACCGTCGCAGCACACCGTTGCCGCCGCGGATGCGCGCGTGGGTGTACAGCCTGTCACTGGCGGTTTATTGCACCAGTTGGACGTTCTTCGGCGCCGTCGGCCAAGCCGCCGAACAGCTGTGGTCATTCCTGCCGATCTACCTCGGGCCGATCCTGTTGCTGCTGGGCGCGCCGTGGGTCCTGCAGAAAATGGTGATGATCAGCAAACAGGAGAACATCACCTCCATCGCCGACTTCATCGCCGCGCGCTACGGCAAATCACAATCGCTGGCGGTGGTGGTGGCGCTGATCTGTCTGGTTGGCGTCCTGCCCTACATCGCCCTGCAACTCAAAGGCATCGTGCTCGGCGTGAACCTGCTGATCGGCGCCGGGGCCGACGCCATGGGCACCCGCGCCCAGGACACCGCGCTGATCGTCTCGCTGGTACTGGCGCTGTTCACCATCGTCTTCGGTACGCGCAACCTCGATGCCACCGAGCACCACCGCGGCATGGTGCTGGCGATTGCGTTTGAATCGCTGGTCAAGCTGTTCGCCTTTCTCGCCGTTGGCGCGTTCGTGACCTATGGGCTGTACGACGGGTTTGACGACCTGTTCAATCAGGCGATGCTCGCGCCGCGCCTCGAGGAATACTGGAAGGAAACGATTAACTGGCCGTCGATGGTGGTGCAGACCGGGGTGGCGATGATGGCGATCATCTGCCTGCCACGGCAGTTTCACGTCACGGTGGTGGAGAACATCGACCCGCAGGACCTGCGTCTGGCCAAGTGGGTGTTCCCGGCTTATCTGGCGCTGGCCGCGCTGTTCGTGGTGCCGATCGCCCTCGCCGGGCAGATGATGCTGCCGAGTCACGTGTTGCCCGACTCGTTCGTGATCAGCCTGCCGCTGGCCCAGGCCCATCCGGCCCTGGCGTTGCTGGCGTTCATCGGCGGCGCGTCGGCGGCCACCGGCATGGTGATTGTGGCCAGCGTGGCACTGTCGACCATGGTTTCCAACGACATGCTCTTGCCGTGGTTGCTGCGCCGTAACAACGCCGAGCGCCCGTTCGAAGTGTTCCGTCAGTGGATGCTCTCGGTGCGCCGCGTGAGCATCGTGCTGATTCTGTTGCTGGCCTACGTCAGCTACCGTTTGCTCGGCTCCACCGCGAGTCTGGCGACCATCGGCCAGATCGCCTTCGCTGCCGTCACCCAATTGGCCCCGGCGATGCTCGGCGCGCTGTACTGGAAACAGGCTAACCGCCGTGGGGTGTTCGCCGGTCTGGCCGCCGGCACGTTCCTCTGGTTCTACACGCTGATCCTGCCGATTGCCGCCCACAGCCTCGGCTGGTCGCTGAGCACTTTCCCCGGGCTGGCGTGGCTGCACAGCAACCCGCTGAACCTGCCGATCACCCCGCTGACCCAAGGCGTAGTGCTGTCGCTGGCGGGCAACTTCACCCTGTTCGCCTGGGTCTCGGTGCTGTCGCGCACACGGGTCTCGGAACACTGGCAGGCCGGGCGCTTCATCGGTCAGGAAATCAGCGCCCGGCCGAGTGCGCGCTCGATGCTCGCGGTGCAGATTGATGATTTGCTGCAACTGGCGGCACGCTTTGTCGGTGAAGAGCGCGCGCGACAGAGCTTCATTCGTTTCGCTTACCGCCAGGGCAAGGGCTTCAACCCGAACCAGAATGCTGACGGCGAATGGATCGCCCACACCGAACGTCTGCTGGCCGGCGTGCTCGGTGCTTCTTCGACGCGCGCCGTAGTAAAAGCCGCCATCGAAGGTCGGGAAATGCAGCTGGAGGACGTCGTCCGTATCGCTGACGAAGCCTCGGAAGTCCTGCAGTTCAACCGCGCGCTGCTGCAAGGCGCGATCGAGAACATCACCCAAGGCATCAGCGTGGTCGACCAGTCGCTGAAACTGGTGGCCTGGAACCGCCGCTATCTGGAGCTGTTCAACTACCCGGACGGCTTGATCAGCGTCGGCCGGCCGATTGCCGACATCATTCGCTACAACGCCGAACGTGGCTTGTGCGGCCCCGGCGAGGCGGAAGTCCACGTCGCCCGGCGCCTGCACTGGATGCGTCAGGGCCGTGCGCACACTTCCGAACGTTTGTTCCCCAACGGCCGGGTGATCGAGCTGATCGGCAACCCGATGCCCGGCGGCGGCTTCGTCATGAGTTTCACTGACATCACCGCGTTCCGCGAAGCCGAGCAGGCGCTGACCGAGGCCAACGAAGGCCTGGAACAACGGGTCAGCGAGCGCACGCAGGAGCTGTCGCAACTCAACGTCGCACTGACCGAAGCCAAGGGCCATGCCGAGGCGGCGAACCAGTCGAAAACCCGCTTCCTCGCCGCCGTCAGCCACGACCTGATGCAGCCGCTGAACGCCGCCCGGTTGTTCTCTGCCGCTCTCTCCCATCAGGACGACGGTTTGAGCAGCGAGGCGCAGAAACTGGTGCAACACCTCGACAGTTCGCTGCGTTCGGCGGAAGACCTGATCAGTGACCTGCTGGATATTTCCCGCCTGGAAAACGGCAAGATCAACCCGGATCGCAAGCCGTTCGCGCTCAATGAGCTGTTCGATACGCTCGGCGCCGAATTCAAGGCGCTGGCCCAGGAACAAGGTCTGACCTTCCGTGTGCGCGGCAGCCAGTTGCGCATCGACAGCGACATCAAATTGCTGCGGCGGATTCTGCAGAACTTCCTGACCAACGCTTTCCGCTACGCCAAAGGGCCGGTGTTGCTAGGCGTGCGCCGTCGCGGCAGTGAACTGTGTCTGGAAGTGTGGGATCGCGGGCCGGGGATTCCGGAAGACAAACAACAAGTGATTTTCGAGGAGTTCAAGCGCCTCGACAGCCATCAGACCCGCGCCGAAAAAGGCCTCGGCCTGGGCCTGGCGATTGCCGACGGTTTGTGTCGCGTGCTTGGCCATACCCTGCGCGTACGTTCGTGGCCGGGACGCGGCAGCGTGTTCAGCGTCAGCGTGCCATTGGCCCGGACGCAAGCGCTGCCGCAGAACGCCGCGGTGGAGTTGAACGGCAAGCTGCTCAGTGGCGCGCAGGTGCTGTGCATCGACAATGAAGACAGCATTCTGATTGGCATGAACAGCCTGCTGAGCCGTTGGGGCTGTCAGGTGTGGACGGCGCGTAATCGCGAGGAATGCGCGGCGTTGCTGAATGAGGGTGTGCGGCCGCAATTGGCACTGGTCGACTATCACCTCGACCACGGCGATACCGGAACCGAGCTGATGGCGTGGCTGCGCACCACGTTAGGCGAGCCGGTGCCGGGGGTGGTGATCAGCGCCGATGGCCGCCCGGAGACGGTGGCGCAGGTGCATGCGGCAGGGCTGGATTATCTGGCCAAACCGGTGAAACCGGCGGCGTTGCGGGCGTTGTTGAGTCGGTATGTGCCGCTGTAA